In Sporosarcina luteola, one DNA window encodes the following:
- a CDS encoding NUDIX hydrolase has protein sequence MKSWSGSAGICINEHKEILMVRSFGSERWAVPSGGIEEGESPEECCIREVKEETGYDVKVIKKLKVKETTINNIKVKTYYFRVEKIGESSGINDPDQIIVESNWKSVSDIKTINHVYPEDLELLLEQYKHIEQSVAFE, from the coding sequence ATGAAAAGCTGGTCAGGTTCAGCAGGTATTTGTATCAATGAACATAAGGAAATACTAATGGTCAGAAGTTTTGGGTCTGAGAGATGGGCGGTTCCTTCTGGTGGTATTGAAGAAGGCGAGAGTCCTGAGGAATGTTGCATTCGGGAAGTTAAAGAAGAAACGGGATATGACGTGAAAGTCATCAAGAAATTAAAAGTTAAAGAAACAACCATTAATAATATAAAGGTAAAGACATATTATTTCAGGGTGGAAAAGATCGGCGAGAGCAGTGGAATTAATGATCCAGATCAAATTATTGTCGAATCCAATTGGAAATCCGTGTCTGATATAAAAACTATTAACCACGTCTATCCCGAAGATTTAGAGTTACTACTAGAACAATATAAACATATTGAACAATCGGTCGCGTTCGAATAA
- a CDS encoding DUF4870 domain-containing protein yields MTNNKLLSALCYFSIFFSPLLLPAIVFFVTDDHDVKGHAKRSLISHLIPVVLLIAGFILFTFSMISYESRMYTMLTGQFDFWGLAPFLFMLIYGLLFVIVVIWNVYHGVKVLK; encoded by the coding sequence ATGACCAATAATAAACTATTATCAGCCCTCTGTTATTTCAGCATCTTCTTTTCACCGCTTCTCTTGCCTGCAATCGTCTTTTTTGTCACGGATGATCATGACGTGAAAGGGCATGCGAAACGTTCGCTTATCTCGCATCTTATTCCAGTCGTGCTCCTTATTGCCGGCTTCATCCTGTTTACGTTTTCGATGATTTCCTATGAATCGAGGATGTACACAATGTTGACAGGGCAATTCGACTTTTGGGGACTGGCCCCTTTCCTGTTCATGCTCATCTACGGACTGCTGTTTGTTATCGTCGTCATCTGGAATGTCTATCACGGCGTGAAAGTATTGAAATGA
- the thiT gene encoding energy-coupled thiamine transporter ThiT, with translation MDRKRLQLMLEVAILGALSFVLDNLTLFKMPQGGSVTLSMLPIILMAYRWGVSGGLLTGLISGLLQAVIGGYIIHPVQGALDYFVAYTVVGLAASTLRWLINSKAAGRKGSMAAAIIVGTVLGGLLRYLAHFIGGMVFFAEYAGDQPAWLYSLVYNGSYMIPSIILCAIVAVVLFTSAPRLIQRT, from the coding sequence TTGGATCGCAAAAGACTTCAGTTAATGTTGGAGGTTGCCATTCTAGGAGCTTTATCGTTTGTATTGGATAACTTGACGCTATTTAAAATGCCTCAAGGCGGGTCCGTCACCTTATCAATGTTGCCGATCATCTTGATGGCATATCGATGGGGAGTTTCTGGCGGTTTATTGACCGGATTGATATCGGGTCTCCTGCAAGCTGTTATAGGGGGCTATATCATCCACCCCGTGCAAGGCGCTTTAGATTATTTTGTCGCATACACGGTTGTTGGATTGGCGGCGTCCACACTCAGATGGCTGATTAATAGCAAAGCGGCTGGACGCAAAGGCTCGATGGCTGCAGCAATAATTGTCGGGACGGTGTTGGGCGGCCTTCTTCGGTACTTGGCCCACTTTATTGGCGGTATGGTGTTTTTCGCTGAATATGCCGGAGACCAGCCGGCTTGGTTGTACTCCTTGGTATACAATGGATCCTATATGATTCCATCCATCATATTGTGTGCAATCGTAGCAGTTGTTCTTTTCACATCCGCGCCTAGACTTATTCAAAGAACATAA
- a CDS encoding tryptophan-rich sensory protein — MSRILLMTLSLCTVILLNITASFYSLNGNTTSEITNRLPLLFIPADYVLIICWLLYIMLFFWIFNFKKTCHEMSSAHRNRFTYLFVLSCLLHIAWIVLWHFGLFTGTVITKIVLLIVLLTLYGTFPKRENRLLGRVPFSLLTGWIFITTISNFSYLLMIHGWTGFGLSDPLWAVIFLTISTAFALHFMYHYKDYVMNLVFVWAFIGIAVKNGTEELFISAAAIFLSAVIIACIFLFSGRRTH; from the coding sequence ATGTCTAGAATACTTCTTATGACCCTGTCGCTATGTACAGTCATACTATTGAATATAACCGCAAGCTTTTACTCACTGAATGGAAACACAACAAGCGAAATAACAAATCGACTGCCGTTGCTTTTCATTCCGGCAGACTATGTATTGATCATCTGTTGGTTACTCTATATCATGCTTTTTTTCTGGATTTTCAATTTCAAAAAGACTTGCCACGAGATGAGCTCCGCACATCGAAACCGCTTCACTTACCTTTTCGTATTAAGTTGTCTTCTCCATATTGCTTGGATTGTCCTTTGGCACTTCGGGTTGTTCACCGGAACCGTCATTACGAAAATAGTTCTTCTCATTGTGTTGCTCACTTTATATGGTACCTTCCCGAAACGGGAAAACCGATTGCTTGGCAGAGTGCCATTTAGCCTGCTCACTGGGTGGATTTTCATTACGACCATCTCGAACTTCAGTTATCTTCTAATGATCCATGGTTGGACTGGGTTCGGGTTAAGTGATCCTTTATGGGCCGTCATCTTTTTAACGATTTCCACGGCTTTCGCTTTACATTTTATGTACCACTACAAGGATTATGTGATGAATCTCGTTTTTGTTTGGGCGTTTATCGGCATTGCCGTTAAAAACGGGACGGAGGAGCTGTTCATATCCGCAGCTGCCATCTTTTTATCAGCAGTCATCATAGCATGCATCTTCCTGTTTTCAGGCAGACGTACGCATTAA
- a CDS encoding arylamine N-acetyltransferase family protein, protein MEIEKYLDRFNASHDNKPSLQQLSELQRLHMTKIPFENLDVIRRVPIYLNLNTIYDKIVLRNRGGYCYELNGLFHWLLRQLEYNASLIAATVFRPNGQWAKPETHAAIIVQLDEPYLVDVGFGDSTILPIPLNGDPQTDVSGTYAVQQSSKGIFDLIRTRNGESRPLYRFSTIEKQLHDFHEGCVFNQVSPESTFTHVDIVTVATAAGRTTVKDLELTVSEYGVIRSKTITEDAKGAILMDLFGIDIQNYR, encoded by the coding sequence ATGGAAATTGAAAAATACCTCGACCGGTTCAATGCATCACATGACAACAAACCTTCCCTGCAGCAGTTGTCTGAACTGCAACGTCTGCATATGACCAAAATTCCATTTGAAAATCTCGATGTCATCCGCAGAGTACCGATCTATTTAAATTTGAACACGATTTACGATAAAATCGTACTTCGGAATCGTGGTGGCTATTGTTATGAATTGAACGGTCTATTTCATTGGCTTTTGAGACAGCTAGAATACAACGCTTCCCTTATCGCCGCCACTGTATTCCGGCCGAATGGACAGTGGGCGAAGCCGGAAACGCATGCCGCCATTATCGTCCAATTGGATGAACCTTATCTCGTCGACGTCGGATTTGGGGATTCCACTATCCTTCCAATCCCATTGAACGGGGACCCGCAAACAGATGTCAGCGGAACTTATGCGGTACAGCAATCCAGTAAGGGTATTTTTGATTTGATTAGAACACGGAATGGAGAGTCCCGACCACTGTACCGATTTTCCACAATCGAAAAGCAGCTTCACGATTTCCATGAAGGATGTGTGTTCAATCAAGTTTCACCCGAATCAACCTTCACCCATGTTGACATCGTCACAGTAGCGACCGCTGCAGGCAGAACAACAGTAAAGGACCTTGAATTGACAGTATCCGAGTATGGCGTGATACGCTCCAAGACAATTACTGAAGATGCTAAGGGAGCAATTCTAATGGATCTATTCGGAATTGACATTCAAAATTACAGATAA
- a CDS encoding glycerophosphodiester phosphodiesterase: MRRHNVVCIAIISACLFLLVGFNDQTKRVHNPNLLSIAHRGASGFAPENTRSAFHKAVELRADYLECDVHLSKDGELIIMHDDKIDRTTNGSGYIKDMTLDELKALDAGGAFGVEFQGEPIITLNELMEEFYDQVGLLIELKNPQSYPGIEEKVVSLLTDYNDISSIIIQSFDVDSMKKIHTLLPEVDVAILVHPSESLLSAKKLDELTSFASYINFNVSFLSKKMVDNIHERDSKVLVWSKKDKRLVSKAQRFGVDGIISDFSKWPTEEPIYLVQE; encoded by the coding sequence ATGAGAAGACATAATGTTGTTTGCATCGCGATTATAAGTGCATGCCTATTCCTCCTAGTCGGCTTTAACGACCAGACAAAAAGGGTTCATAATCCTAACTTGCTTAGTATTGCTCATAGGGGCGCATCCGGTTTTGCCCCGGAAAATACCCGCTCCGCGTTCCATAAGGCAGTCGAACTCCGTGCGGATTACTTGGAATGCGATGTCCATCTTTCCAAGGATGGAGAGCTCATTATCATGCATGATGATAAAATCGACCGTACAACAAATGGAAGCGGCTACATTAAGGATATGACATTGGATGAGTTGAAAGCATTGGATGCAGGAGGGGCATTTGGTGTTGAGTTCCAAGGCGAACCGATTATAACGCTCAACGAATTGATGGAAGAATTCTATGACCAGGTTGGATTATTGATCGAACTGAAAAATCCGCAGTCCTATCCGGGGATAGAAGAAAAGGTCGTTTCACTATTGACGGATTACAATGATATTAGTTCAATCATCATCCAATCATTCGATGTCGATTCCATGAAGAAAATACATACTTTATTGCCGGAGGTTGACGTGGCAATCTTGGTCCATCCTTCCGAATCGTTATTATCTGCGAAGAAGCTAGATGAATTGACGTCATTCGCATCGTATATCAATTTCAACGTGTCCTTCTTAAGCAAAAAAATGGTGGATAATATTCATGAACGAGATAGTAAAGTTCTCGTCTGGTCGAAAAAAGATAAAAGGTTAGTGTCGAAAGCACAAAGATTCGGCGTTGACGGCATCATCTCGGACTTTTCAAAATGGCCGACAGAAGAACCGATCTACTTGGTACAGGAATAG
- a CDS encoding RluA family pseudouridine synthase: MIISILYEDNHLLVVEKPVNLPVQGDDSGDDDLLTLLKADLKERHQKPGNVYLGLVHRLDRPVGGVLVFAKTSKAASRLSDVLRKREMEREYLAVVRGSLSDAGQLEHYLWKDTKKNKVHAVDASHPGAKKAILHYETIDRKDGMSLLAIRLHTGRSHQIRVQMAASGAPLYGDQKYGQHVNRPGQQIALWAHTLSFPHPTTKEILTFTSNPPAEHPWHIWKQVGAVSLMK; this comes from the coding sequence TTGATCATTAGCATTTTATATGAAGATAATCATTTGCTTGTTGTAGAGAAACCGGTCAATTTGCCCGTTCAGGGTGATGACAGCGGAGATGATGATCTTTTAACATTATTGAAAGCGGATTTGAAGGAGCGGCATCAGAAGCCGGGGAATGTCTATTTAGGTCTTGTGCATCGGTTGGACCGTCCGGTAGGCGGCGTCCTTGTATTCGCAAAAACGTCAAAGGCCGCGTCCCGACTTTCCGACGTACTGCGGAAAAGGGAAATGGAGAGGGAGTACTTGGCTGTTGTCAGGGGCAGCTTAAGTGATGCGGGCCAATTGGAGCATTATCTATGGAAGGACACGAAGAAAAACAAGGTCCATGCTGTTGACGCATCCCACCCGGGCGCAAAGAAAGCCATCCTCCATTATGAAACAATTGACAGGAAGGATGGCATGAGTCTGCTCGCAATCCGGCTCCATACAGGAAGGTCACATCAGATCCGGGTACAAATGGCAGCATCAGGCGCCCCGCTGTACGGAGATCAGAAATACGGTCAGCATGTGAATCGGCCTGGTCAGCAGATTGCTTTATGGGCACATACCCTTTCTTTCCCGCATCCGACGACGAAAGAGATACTTACCTTCACTTCCAATCCGCCAGCCGAGCATCCTTGGCATATTTGGAAACAGGTCGGCGCTGTATCATTGATGAAATAA
- a CDS encoding DEAD/DEAH box helicase, which yields MSFLEKMDDTIKKKWKFERETPIQSQMIPELLNGRDVVAESPTGTGKTLAYVLPILQQVDGKKMQTQALIMAPSQELSMQIVNVIREWVEGTDITVTQLIGGANMQRQIDRLKKKPTIVVGTPGRLVELVKAKRLKMHDIRYIVLDEGDQLLSRDYRVIVKDLIEAANPERQVAVVSATITDEIELVAKKLMNDPIRLHVSVEDMPLSGKVVHSFVKMEARDKTDFLRGFSHLPIRALAFMNNVDQLRMKEMKLQYNEARVAVLYSSMTKFERQETLENFRKGEIRILIATDLAARGLDIQGLTHVIHVDVPHTVEQYLHRSGRTGRAGEDGEVLTLLSYPEERTYRKLSKGFKPVQKVWYKGKLTEGNSKTVGSQKEVNKPKKK from the coding sequence ATGTCCTTCTTGGAAAAAATGGACGATACTATTAAGAAAAAGTGGAAGTTTGAAAGGGAAACACCGATTCAATCGCAAATGATCCCGGAATTGTTGAATGGACGGGATGTAGTCGCAGAATCACCGACAGGAACCGGGAAAACGCTTGCGTATGTCTTGCCTATCCTCCAACAGGTGGACGGTAAAAAGATGCAGACACAAGCGTTGATCATGGCTCCTTCACAGGAGTTGTCAATGCAGATCGTCAATGTCATCCGTGAATGGGTTGAAGGAACGGATATTACCGTTACCCAATTGATCGGCGGGGCGAACATGCAACGGCAGATTGACCGTTTGAAGAAGAAGCCGACCATCGTTGTCGGAACTCCGGGCCGACTCGTCGAACTCGTGAAAGCGAAACGGTTAAAAATGCATGATATCCGTTATATCGTACTGGATGAAGGTGATCAGCTATTATCACGGGATTACCGCGTCATCGTGAAAGATTTGATTGAAGCGGCAAATCCCGAACGGCAAGTTGCCGTCGTCTCCGCAACAATTACGGATGAAATTGAACTTGTCGCGAAAAAGCTGATGAATGATCCGATCCGGCTACATGTCTCTGTCGAAGATATGCCGTTGTCGGGCAAAGTGGTCCATTCCTTTGTCAAGATGGAAGCGCGGGATAAAACAGACTTTCTGCGTGGTTTTTCCCATCTGCCAATAAGGGCACTTGCGTTTATGAATAATGTCGATCAGCTTCGCATGAAGGAAATGAAGCTGCAATATAATGAGGCGCGAGTTGCGGTCCTATATTCTTCAATGACGAAATTCGAAAGGCAGGAGACGTTGGAAAACTTCCGGAAAGGCGAGATCCGGATTTTAATAGCAACGGACTTAGCCGCTAGAGGATTGGATATACAAGGACTGACCCATGTCATCCACGTCGATGTCCCTCATACGGTCGAACAATATCTACATCGTTCAGGACGGACAGGACGTGCAGGCGAGGACGGAGAAGTACTCACGTTGCTATCGTATCCTGAAGAACGGACATACAGGAAGCTTTCAAAAGGATTCAAGCCTGTCCAAAAGGTCTGGTACAAAGGGAAGTTGACCGAAGGGAATTCGAAGACGGTGGGCAGTCAGAAAGAAGTAAATAAACCGAAGAAGAAATAA
- a CDS encoding Fur-regulated basic protein FbpA, giving the protein MRKPENPVIENKRDKIIESLVEEGVFKINGKQLYQLSLYELMKQYTMKAE; this is encoded by the coding sequence ATGAGAAAGCCAGAGAATCCCGTGATCGAGAACAAAAGGGATAAAATAATCGAAAGCCTTGTCGAAGAAGGCGTCTTTAAAATTAATGGAAAACAATTATATCAACTATCTTTATATGAGTTAATGAAACAGTATACTATGAAGGCAGAGTAA
- a CDS encoding carboxylate--amine ligase: protein MTNHPFIPIIVGTDINAYNMAISFHEAYGINPILVGKEPLSFTSLSTIPGAIELNPNLGEKDEFVRFLKQVAAKYKTQGKKMLLIGTNDLYVRMIIESREALKRDFVFNYIDEELMNNLLVKKNFYQLCAEHGIDTPATYFHSCETDDSFDEEVMFPVIIKPSNGVQYYKHPFEGMQKVYKVDSYEEIQQVIKTIKNSGYRDDLIIQDFIPGDDTYMWDSVFYINSKGKSELITFGQVVLQEHTVTAIGNYTAVITRYNEEMMLKLKGFLEALDYVGYANFDLKYDHRDKKFKVFEVNIRQGRSSYYITSCGHNLAKNFVDDLIYSVEKPLTLLDEKFLFTVVPKIVLRKFVDNAKVRKEINQLIRAGKYANPLFYKRDKSFKRKLYLFMRQINYYRKYRNNRWS from the coding sequence ATGACAAACCATCCGTTTATCCCGATCATTGTAGGGACTGATATCAATGCATACAATATGGCAATATCTTTTCACGAGGCCTACGGAATCAATCCGATCCTCGTCGGGAAGGAGCCTTTATCTTTCACAAGTTTAAGTACGATCCCCGGGGCAATCGAGCTTAATCCGAACTTGGGGGAAAAGGACGAGTTCGTTCGCTTCTTAAAACAAGTTGCAGCAAAATATAAGACGCAAGGGAAAAAGATGCTGCTCATCGGAACAAATGATTTATATGTCCGCATGATTATCGAGAGCCGTGAAGCGCTCAAGCGGGATTTCGTATTCAATTATATTGACGAAGAATTAATGAATAATCTGCTTGTTAAGAAAAATTTCTACCAGCTTTGCGCAGAGCATGGAATTGATACACCAGCTACATATTTCCATTCATGTGAAACAGACGACAGTTTCGATGAAGAAGTCATGTTCCCTGTTATCATCAAACCAAGCAACGGCGTGCAATATTACAAGCACCCTTTTGAAGGCATGCAGAAAGTGTATAAAGTCGATTCTTATGAAGAAATCCAACAAGTCATCAAGACAATTAAGAACAGTGGTTATCGTGACGACTTGATCATCCAGGACTTCATCCCGGGCGACGATACATATATGTGGGATTCCGTTTTCTACATTAACAGCAAAGGCAAATCCGAGCTGATCACGTTCGGACAAGTCGTTTTGCAGGAGCATACCGTGACAGCGATCGGCAATTATACAGCGGTCATCACCCGGTATAATGAAGAGATGATGCTGAAACTTAAAGGGTTCTTAGAGGCGCTGGACTACGTCGGCTACGCGAACTTCGATTTGAAATACGATCATCGCGACAAAAAGTTCAAAGTGTTCGAAGTGAATATCCGACAAGGACGTTCAAGTTATTACATCACTTCATGTGGGCATAACCTGGCGAAGAATTTTGTCGATGACCTCATTTATAGTGTCGAAAAGCCATTGACGCTATTGGACGAAAAGTTCCTATTCACTGTCGTTCCGAAAATCGTCCTGAGGAAATTTGTTGACAATGCCAAAGTACGTAAAGAAATTAATCAGCTGATAAGAGCAGGCAAATATGCCAATCCGTTGTTTTACAAGAGAGACAAAAGCTTCAAGAGGAAACTTTATCTTTTTATGAGACAAATCAATTACTACAGGAAGTATAGAAATAATAGATGGTCATGA
- a CDS encoding amidase family protein — translation MKEKLDEMRHGWLEEATIQQMQGRMESGHLTSEELTVMYMDIISKKDLNINAILELNPQALQIARSLDEERRGGVVRSLLHGIPVLLKDNMDTGDGMHTSCGSLAMKDHYAEEDAFLVKKLREAGAVILGKTNMTEWANFMSDKMRNGWSSRGGQVNNPYGLFDVGGSSSGAAAAVAANMAAVSIGTETSGSIINPSAQNALVGIKPTVGSISRSGVIPLSFTQDTPGPMARTVEDAAITFGLLVGYDEDDPVTKEAERFNGIDWLSLCDTEALKGKRIGIARSIFVREISAERKDKFEEALRRLESLGAELVDDIDLGTMEDDLGYDVLLYEFKAALNGYLGKTSPINPIRTLSDIIQFNKEHPEETLKFGQVMLEKVDRTSGTLTEPEYIEALLRNRHLAGELALDRAFDEHNIDVLVFPQDHGCSFSAAAGYPAVTVPSSFTKEGEPFCITLCGKAFSEPELIGYAYAFEQSARARRKP, via the coding sequence TTGAAAGAAAAATTGGATGAAATGCGGCATGGATGGCTGGAAGAAGCGACTATCCAGCAAATGCAGGGAAGAATGGAGTCCGGTCATCTTACATCAGAAGAATTGACCGTCATGTATATGGATATAATTTCAAAGAAAGACTTAAATATAAATGCCATATTGGAACTGAATCCTCAAGCTCTCCAAATTGCCAGGTCGCTTGATGAGGAACGGCGCGGAGGCGTAGTACGTTCACTGTTACATGGCATCCCTGTGCTGTTGAAGGACAATATGGACACTGGAGACGGCATGCATACTAGCTGCGGGTCGTTGGCAATGAAAGACCATTATGCTGAAGAAGACGCATTTTTAGTGAAGAAACTCCGGGAAGCAGGCGCTGTCATTTTAGGCAAGACGAATATGACAGAATGGGCGAACTTCATGTCGGATAAAATGCGGAATGGATGGAGTTCTCGCGGCGGGCAAGTGAATAATCCTTATGGCCTTTTTGATGTGGGAGGATCGAGCTCCGGTGCCGCAGCTGCTGTTGCAGCCAATATGGCAGCAGTCTCCATCGGAACGGAAACAAGTGGATCCATCATCAATCCATCAGCGCAAAACGCGCTCGTCGGCATCAAACCAACTGTTGGATCAATCAGCAGAAGCGGCGTCATTCCGCTTTCATTCACCCAGGATACGCCAGGACCAATGGCGAGGACCGTGGAAGACGCGGCTATCACATTCGGTTTACTGGTAGGGTACGATGAAGACGATCCAGTGACTAAGGAAGCTGAACGTTTCAATGGAATCGATTGGCTTTCCTTGTGCGATACCGAAGCACTTAAGGGGAAAAGGATTGGAATCGCCCGATCGATTTTCGTCCGTGAGATTTCGGCGGAGAGGAAAGATAAGTTCGAAGAAGCTCTCCGTCGACTCGAATCATTAGGAGCCGAACTAGTCGATGATATCGACCTAGGGACGATGGAAGACGATCTGGGTTACGATGTCCTCCTGTATGAATTCAAAGCTGCATTGAATGGGTACCTTGGTAAAACCTCACCGATAAATCCGATTCGTACGTTATCCGATATTATCCAATTCAATAAGGAACATCCGGAAGAGACGTTGAAGTTCGGACAAGTGATGCTGGAAAAAGTGGATCGGACGAGTGGTACTCTGACCGAGCCGGAATACATTGAAGCATTGTTGCGAAACCGTCATTTGGCGGGGGAATTGGCTCTCGATAGGGCTTTTGACGAGCATAATATCGATGTGCTCGTGTTCCCGCAGGATCATGGTTGCAGTTTCAGTGCAGCGGCAGGTTATCCGGCTGTTACCGTCCCATCGTCCTTCACTAAAGAAGGAGAACCTTTTTGCATTACGCTATGCGGCAAGGCGTTTTCCGAACCGGAACTGATTGGCTATGCATATGCATTTGAACAATCTGCGCGTGCAAGGAGAAAGCCCTGA
- the map gene encoding type I methionyl aminopeptidase, which translates to MIVKNNEEIDALKKIGRIVAEVREAMKAATVPGVTTKEIDELGGRLLAERGAVSAPIDQYEFPGYTCISVNHEVAHGIPGSRVIQDGDLVNIDVSASFGGYFADTGISFVVGTSDEKKQLLCDVAKQAFDRAMTKVRAGSSLNQIGKAVEREAKDNGLKVIKNLTGHGIGTSLHEEPQHILNYYDAWDKTLMKEGMVLAVEPFISEKAEHIIELGDGWTFVTPDKSLVAQIEHTIIVTKDEPIILTQL; encoded by the coding sequence ATGATTGTAAAGAACAACGAAGAGATCGATGCTTTGAAAAAGATCGGTCGCATCGTCGCAGAGGTGCGGGAAGCGATGAAAGCGGCGACTGTTCCTGGTGTTACGACAAAAGAGATTGATGAACTCGGAGGACGACTTCTTGCTGAGCGCGGAGCTGTATCCGCACCGATTGACCAATATGAGTTCCCGGGCTATACATGCATCAGTGTCAATCATGAAGTTGCCCACGGCATTCCGGGTTCACGTGTGATTCAAGACGGCGACCTTGTCAATATCGATGTGTCCGCGTCATTTGGCGGATACTTTGCCGATACCGGCATTTCATTCGTCGTCGGTACATCTGATGAAAAGAAGCAACTGCTTTGCGACGTGGCCAAACAAGCTTTTGACCGTGCTATGACAAAAGTGAGAGCAGGTTCAAGTTTGAACCAGATCGGGAAGGCAGTCGAGCGGGAAGCGAAGGATAACGGCCTGAAAGTCATAAAGAACTTGACTGGGCACGGAATCGGAACATCTTTGCACGAAGAACCTCAGCATATTCTTAATTATTATGACGCATGGGATAAAACATTGATGAAAGAAGGCATGGTGTTGGCGGTCGAGCCGTTCATCTCCGAAAAAGCCGAGCATATCATTGAACTTGGAGACGGATGGACGTTCGTGACTCCGGATAAATCCCTCGTCGCTCAAATTGAACATACAATTATTGTCACAAAGGACGAACCCATTATTCTTACCCAGTTATAA
- a CDS encoding STAS domain-containing protein, producing MELKGMNQELYDYLLESIDAITDAWLLEREEKDGSIYSKDAGDWSEQMLREQNRQTNLTIASSLLEDQEAFENNKKSWAKLVAESRVSSRTPIYEVLDALSKLRKTFWNFIEKFVDREGDHVLRSDILNWGIVIHKAFDEIIVEFTTRYDELINSRLFAQQSLIEELNAPIIKLNSTIGVLPIIGDVDTTRVQSISDYVPTRCVELDVSHLFIDLSGVSIIDTMVANHIYQLMQVLDLLGIESTMTGIRPEIAQTSVQLGLDFSKIRTFGSLQLALKKNFKDFEI from the coding sequence ATGGAATTGAAAGGCATGAATCAGGAGCTTTACGATTACTTGCTTGAAAGTATAGATGCCATTACAGATGCGTGGTTGTTGGAACGTGAAGAAAAGGATGGCTCAATTTATTCGAAGGATGCCGGTGATTGGTCAGAGCAGATGCTGCGCGAGCAAAACAGGCAAACGAATTTGACAATAGCAAGCAGTTTGTTGGAAGACCAGGAGGCATTTGAAAATAATAAAAAAAGTTGGGCGAAGCTTGTTGCGGAAAGTCGGGTTAGCAGCAGGACGCCGATCTATGAAGTCCTTGATGCATTAAGTAAGTTAAGGAAAACATTCTGGAATTTCATTGAAAAGTTTGTCGATCGGGAAGGGGATCATGTCCTTCGTTCTGATATTCTGAATTGGGGAATCGTTATACATAAAGCGTTCGATGAAATCATAGTGGAGTTCACGACAAGATATGATGAGCTGATAAATTCAAGACTATTCGCTCAACAAAGCCTGATTGAAGAGTTGAATGCACCGATTATCAAGCTTAATTCGACAATCGGGGTACTGCCGATAATCGGGGACGTTGATACGACAAGAGTACAATCGATTAGTGACTATGTTCCGACTAGGTGTGTGGAGCTTGACGTCAGTCATCTCTTTATTGATTTGTCTGGTGTTTCCATAATCGATACGATGGTTGCGAATCATATTTATCAATTGATGCAGGTACTTGATTTGCTTGGGATTGAGTCGACTATGACGGGTATCCGACCGGAAATTGCTCAAACCTCCGTCCAATTGGGCCTGGATTTTTCAAAGATCCGTACGTTTGGTTCATTGCAGCTGGCGCTTAAAAAGAATTTTAAGGATTTTGAAATATAA